The following coding sequences are from one Kwoniella bestiolae CBS 10118 chromosome 2, complete sequence window:
- a CDS encoding 60S ribosomal protein uL14, with the protein MSLGLPVGAVMNCADNSGAKNLYVISVVGFGARLNRLPAAAAGDMVMASVKKGKPELRKKVMPAVICRQRKPWRRRDGIFLYFEDNAGVIVNAKGEMKGSAINGPVAKECADLWPRIASNAGTVV; encoded by the exons ATGTCCCTCGGTCTCCCCGTCGGAGCCGTCATGAACTGTGCTGATAACTCTGGTGCTAAGA ACCTCTACGTTATCTCAGTTGTCGGTTTCGGTGCCAGACTTAACAGACTTCCCgctgccgctgctggtgATATGGTTATGGCTTCGgtcaagaagggaaagcCTGAACTCAGAAAGAAGG TGATGCCCGCCGTCATCTGCCGACAAAGAAAGCcatggagaagaagggacgGTATCTTCCTCTACTTCGAGGACAACGCCGGTGTCATCGTCAACGCCAAGGGTGAGATGAAGGGAAGTGCCATCAACGGTCCTGTAGCCAAGGAATGT GCCGACTTGTGGCCTCGTATCGCTTCCAACGCCGGTACCGTCGTATAA